One region of Seriola aureovittata isolate HTS-2021-v1 ecotype China chromosome 15, ASM2101889v1, whole genome shotgun sequence genomic DNA includes:
- the tmem88a gene encoding transmembrane protein 88a — translation MSLSRNGTLEKTVSEQGHSEPRSLSRAGSGVVVPPPYSPGGSDAAETPLELRGSLDCWACSVLVTAQNLIIALINGLLASVVFGTILTPALTMLTFGFLCHSTVQPHGTSLYCSDILDDGGCVALLVVGFLLLAPLLVLALAAYCRLARHLQLGMCFIPYSRAVYKNLPASRKRGGRGGGCCGQQGGSERERKGSVWV, via the exons ATGAGTCTGTCACGGAACGGGACGCTGGAGAAGACGGTATCTGAGCAGGGCCACTCTGAGCCACGCTCCCTCTCCAGAGCGGGGTCAGGGGTCGTGGTGCCGCCTCCGTACTCTCCGGGCGGGAGCGATGCCGCTGAAACTCCCCTGGAGTTGAGGGGCTCTCTGGACTGCTGGGCATGCTCTGTGCTGGTCACTGCCCAGAATCTGATCATCGCACTGATCAACGGTCTGCTGGCCAGCGTCGTGTTCGGCACCATCCTCACCCCGGCTCTCACTATGCTCACATTCGGCTTCCTCTGCCACTCCACG GTGCAGCCCCACGGGACGTCTCTGTACTGCTCAGACATTCTGGACGACGGCGGCTGCGTGGCTCTGCTGGTCGTGGGTTTCCTGCTGCTCGCCCCTCTGCTGGTCCTGGCGCTGGCTGCCTACTGTCGCCTGGCCCGACACCTCCAGCTGGGCATGTGTTTCATTCCCTACAGCCGGGCCGTCTACAAGAACCTGCCTGCCTCACGCAAACGGGGGGGTCGAGGAGGAGGCTGCTGTGGGCAGCAGGGAggctcagagagggagaggaagggcaGTGTATGGGtgtag
- the pcolcea gene encoding procollagen C-endopeptidase enhancer a, translating to MVCVGCIWGLSLILSLSLGWTKAQQTNYSRPVFYCGGDLVADSGFVGSEGFPSFYKPNSKCTWRITVPEGNVVMLSFRIFDLEADSQCRYDYLDVYNGHSNLVQKLGRFCGTFRPGALISTTNTMMLEMASDAETQGRGFVAYFSGAKPYVDDQQFCGGKITKAQGEIMTPNWPDKKYPPGTSCSWLITVEPEMVIQVKFDKFLLESDTYCRFDYVAFFNGGEKDDSRLIGKYCGDQAPQPIITSGNVLLVQFVSDLSVTSDGFLAHYTSVPSGSQITAVDSGAGTRSTPPKPPVRPAVRPPAPNPKEVSPPEPTSKPRPVKPTRGRGQDTTGQDRRVAVTRPNGKRPVPQNPLCAKACKRDGTIKTSFCASEFVITGKVTSLAPGPRGTLLVSVSLIKAYKAGRLTITQVGETMSVKLVSQCKKCPLLRRGVSYIIMGQVNEDGRGTLEPGAFTAPYKAPHHKLIMNVQNQPC from the exons ATGGTGTGTGTGGGCTGCATCTGGGGTCTGTCCTTGATCCTGTCTCTGAGTTTAGGATGGACGAAGGCTCAGCAGACGAATTACTCCAG GCCTGTGTTTTACTGTGGAGGCGACCTGGTGGCAGACTCAGGGTTTGTTGGCAGTGAAGGGTTCCCAAGCTTCTACAAACCTAACAGCAAATGCACCTGGCGTATCACT GTCCCTGAGGGAAACGTGGTCATGCTCTCCTTCCGCATTTTTGACCTGGAGGCTGACTCACAGTGTCGCTACGACTATCTGGATGTTTACAATGGCCATTCCAACTTGGTGCAAAAACTGGGTCGATTTTGTGGAACTTTCCGGCCCGGCGCTCTTATTTCTACCACGAACACCATGATGTTAGAGATGGCGTCTGATGCAGAGACGCAGGGCAGAGGATTTGTGGCCTATTTCAGTGGAGCCAAACCATATGTGGATG ACCAGCAGTTCTGCGGGGGGAAGATAACCAAAGCCCAGGGAGAGATCATGACGCCCAACTGGCCTGACAAGAAATACCCACCAGGAACCAGCTGCTCCTGGCTGATCACGGTGGAGCCTGAAATG GTAATCCAGGTGAAGTTTGATAAGTTCCTCTTGGAGTCCGACACCTACTGTCGCTTTGACTACGTGGCATTCTTTAACGGTGGAGAGAAAGATGATTCACGGCTGATTGGAAAATACTGTGGCGATCAGGCCCCGCA ACCCATTATTACCAGTGGCAATGTGCTGCTGGTCCAGTTCGTGTCTGACCTCAGTGTGACATCGGATGGATTCCTCGCCCACTATACAAGCGTCCCTAGTGGTTCTCAGATCACAGCCGTCGACTCAGGAGCCGGCACGAGGTCCACCCCCCCAAAACCGCCAGTCAGACCCGCTGTACGACCACCTGCCCCCAACCCCAAGGAAGTGTCACCTCCTGAGCCCACCAGTAAACCCAGACCAGTCAAGCCTACGAGAGGTCGCGGACAGGACACCACAGGCCAGGACAGGAGGGTGGCAGTCACAAGGCCAAATGGAAAGAGGCCTG tCCCTCAAAATCCTCTGTGTGCCAAAGCCTGTAAAAGAGATGGAACGATCAAGACTAGTTTCTGTGCCAGTGAATTTG tgATAACTGGGAAGGTGACCTCCCTGGCCCCTGGGCCCCGTGGCACTCTCCTTGTTAGCGTCTCCCTTATTAAAGCCTACAAGGCAGGTCGACTCACCATCACACAAGTGGGAGAAACCATGTCGGTGAAGCTGGTGTCACAGTGCAAGAAGTGCCCGCTGCTCCGAAGAG GTGTCAGCTACATTATCATGGGTCAAGTGAATGAAGACGGACGTGGCACCCTGGAACCCGGTGCATTCACAGCTCCCTACAAAGCCCCACATcacaaattaataatgaatgtcCAGAACCAACCCTGTTAA